A genomic window from Agreia sp. COWG includes:
- a CDS encoding insulinase family protein, which yields MASTLRAARILVDSAGAGESSIFVDVTLRLTPSDISKLVEVLPSLCAANASVGDGPALPPLTPTDLATALIFDVGSNTAGGGVNWSESDMPVQVFLSVSADEDATFVASLRERILGALQQEKVREYASEQFENPGRVARQWVYLPGTETAHVRWYRFLTPPESSEEQLARSLANVLFGGVYHSQLVRRLRDQRALSYSPSSSLMSRDGRNAVVVDVSTSRGLEDDSDDAIREALDDFVEMDIDDESLHLAKRYLRGRTIVDADSPAGALSLMSAAWLDPHLPTEHHDLAEHLSRVTLGAVSEAVRSIYRSTEFGALVLSGNEPLEKWTAL from the coding sequence ATGGCCTCGACGCTCAGGGCAGCCCGAATACTCGTAGATTCGGCGGGGGCGGGCGAGAGCTCAATATTTGTGGATGTCACATTGAGGCTCACCCCGTCTGACATCAGCAAATTGGTCGAGGTCCTCCCTAGCCTGTGTGCCGCCAACGCCAGCGTAGGTGATGGTCCTGCACTCCCCCCTCTTACTCCAACGGATCTAGCAACGGCTCTGATTTTCGATGTGGGATCGAACACGGCTGGCGGTGGGGTGAATTGGTCCGAATCCGACATGCCCGTCCAAGTCTTCCTTTCGGTTTCTGCAGACGAGGACGCGACTTTTGTTGCCTCACTCCGAGAGCGCATATTAGGCGCACTGCAACAGGAAAAGGTGCGCGAGTACGCCTCGGAACAGTTCGAGAATCCGGGTCGCGTTGCCCGCCAGTGGGTGTATCTCCCAGGTACAGAAACGGCGCATGTGCGTTGGTATCGCTTTCTCACACCACCTGAATCGAGTGAGGAGCAGCTCGCCCGAAGTTTGGCGAATGTGCTTTTCGGCGGGGTATACCACTCGCAGCTTGTTCGACGGCTACGCGACCAGCGCGCGCTGAGCTACTCTCCGTCCTCAAGTCTTATGAGTCGCGACGGGCGGAACGCTGTCGTGGTTGACGTGTCTACGAGTCGCGGTCTCGAAGACGACTCAGACGACGCAATCCGCGAAGCTCTCGACGACTTCGTCGAAATGGACATTGACGACGAATCTTTGCACCTCGCGAAACGCTATCTCCGCGGACGCACGATCGTCGACGCGGATTCCCCCGCGGGCGCGCTCTCGCTTATGTCCGCTGCGTGGCTTGACCCTCATCTCCCGACCGAACACCACGATCTCGCTGAACACCTCTCACGGGTGACACTCGGTGCCGTATCTGAAGCGGTGAGGTCGATCTACCGTTCTACCGAATTCGGAGCTCTCGTTCTGTCAGGGAACGAACCTCTCGAGAAATGGACAGCGTTATGA
- a CDS encoding LLM class flavin-dependent oxidoreductase, giving the protein MTLGIMYPEMPVGIGPAIPYAELARLGGHRLWFGHSTVVDSHLTMAALAARGYTIPFGSAVALFPLWHPHGLAVQSLSVARLTGHTYVAGIGPGGREFQAKTFGAPFDKAVTRTIEFTTAFRDVVPPLLATHPSPGRREVDPMFGSVEVGYGVLRPAMARASGRFADWAITWLTPQSYLQEVIVPEMARSAEDAARTRPRLATVVHVAVRRPGRNPSTIAFMSSRAHLQAPHYASMLRLAGLNIDSADPENGADELVRSRTFIYGEPHEIVEAFDALRAAGVGEVIVNVYGVGQTHGFGAALEDLEEILDAEHNARVRSGVEQHANRAREKVTA; this is encoded by the coding sequence ATGACCCTTGGAATCATGTACCCAGAGATGCCCGTCGGTATCGGACCCGCGATCCCCTATGCGGAGTTGGCGCGTCTCGGCGGACACAGGCTCTGGTTTGGACACTCGACTGTTGTGGATTCGCATCTCACGATGGCAGCCTTGGCCGCGCGCGGATATACGATCCCGTTCGGCAGTGCCGTCGCGCTCTTTCCTCTGTGGCATCCACATGGGCTCGCGGTTCAGTCGCTTTCGGTAGCCCGCCTCACAGGACACACCTATGTAGCCGGCATCGGCCCCGGAGGAAGGGAATTCCAGGCGAAGACGTTCGGTGCTCCGTTCGACAAGGCCGTCACAAGGACCATCGAATTCACGACGGCATTTCGGGATGTCGTGCCTCCTTTACTAGCGACCCATCCCTCTCCTGGAAGACGTGAAGTCGATCCAATGTTCGGTTCGGTAGAAGTCGGTTACGGGGTTCTCAGGCCGGCCATGGCACGAGCATCAGGCCGATTCGCGGACTGGGCGATAACGTGGCTCACTCCTCAGTCCTACCTCCAGGAAGTCATCGTTCCTGAAATGGCTCGCTCGGCCGAGGACGCTGCGCGCACTCGACCGCGGCTGGCCACAGTGGTACACGTCGCCGTTAGACGGCCCGGGCGGAATCCGTCGACCATCGCTTTCATGTCCTCACGCGCACATCTGCAGGCGCCTCATTACGCTTCTATGCTGCGCCTCGCCGGGCTGAACATCGACTCGGCAGACCCCGAAAACGGAGCCGATGAACTAGTCCGGTCTAGAACCTTCATATACGGAGAACCACACGAAATCGTAGAAGCATTCGATGCGCTGCGAGCGGCGGGTGTTGGCGAGGTAATCGTGAACGTATATGGCGTGGGACAAACGCACGGTTTCGGTGCAGCCCTCGAAGATCTTGAGGAGATCCTCGACGCTGAACACAACGCACGGGTGCGATCTGGCGTGGAGCAACACGCGAATCGCGCACGCGAAAAGGTCACCGCATGA
- a CDS encoding flavoprotein, which translates to MSNKEGKQHVDVLEGLAGRRIVIMATGALGAAFTPSWMGWLTQAAPQTEFRVVLTPSACQFVGLTALQAFLRAAPIVDSWSEAGREPLHVALGQWADGYLVHPASMSFVSRLCAGLCDSPALLAIQGSNAPVMVAASAPPGFVDTPVWRGYQRALEERPNVTLLPPVQGASAYEPTLSGSPPTMFSEAVIALASVMSAEQRTVK; encoded by the coding sequence ATGAGCAATAAAGAGGGGAAACAGCATGTTGACGTGCTGGAGGGCTTAGCAGGACGACGAATCGTAATCATGGCCACGGGTGCGCTCGGCGCTGCATTCACCCCTTCGTGGATGGGATGGCTCACGCAGGCGGCACCACAAACGGAGTTTAGGGTCGTTCTTACTCCGAGTGCTTGCCAGTTTGTCGGGCTAACGGCCTTGCAGGCATTCCTTCGCGCTGCACCCATCGTCGACAGTTGGTCAGAGGCTGGACGCGAGCCGCTCCACGTAGCTCTGGGCCAGTGGGCTGATGGTTATCTTGTTCATCCCGCCTCAATGAGCTTTGTCTCGCGATTATGCGCTGGATTATGCGACAGTCCAGCGTTGCTGGCGATTCAAGGCTCGAATGCGCCAGTGATGGTAGCTGCATCAGCTCCTCCGGGTTTTGTCGATACTCCTGTCTGGCGCGGATACCAGCGGGCTCTCGAGGAGAGGCCGAATGTCACGCTTCTTCCGCCAGTTCAAGGCGCAAGTGCCTACGAGCCGACATTGAGCGGTTCTCCTCCGACCATGTTTTCCGAGGCTGTCATTGCTCTCGCATCCGTCATGAGTGCCGAACAGAGGACCGTGAAATGA
- a CDS encoding ABC transporter ATP-binding protein, whose translation MTEIVNTAEELNLSTSRPVIQASALSMKYGDNLVLHELDFVIAAGSNVAVLGPNGAGKSTMIEILEGFRRPSAGSVEVLGGVPSEASEEWKSRVGVVLQAWRDHGSWRVIDFLRYVTAAHRSVGRTDLWEVTELLALVGLQEHSTKRIRSLSGGQRRRVDVAASLIARPQLLFLDEPTTGFDPEAKRSFHELMRGLAGLTTILWATHDLTEAEDMCDRILILHRGKIVADGTPEELRSKMASDTTVSWRDQDGRHKARVEDPRPLLTRLMGDSTYVDEIEVHKGSLEEAYMVIVGDAKQNGPEKMPVFRTEKAR comes from the coding sequence GTGACAGAAATAGTAAATACGGCCGAAGAACTCAACCTCTCGACATCGCGACCAGTGATACAGGCATCGGCCTTGTCGATGAAATATGGAGATAACCTCGTTCTGCACGAGTTGGATTTCGTCATTGCCGCAGGATCTAATGTGGCGGTACTCGGCCCAAATGGAGCCGGGAAAAGCACGATGATCGAAATTCTCGAAGGTTTTCGACGGCCCTCAGCCGGAAGTGTCGAAGTGCTCGGCGGCGTGCCGTCCGAGGCATCCGAGGAATGGAAGTCCCGCGTCGGAGTGGTTCTTCAGGCTTGGCGGGACCACGGCTCATGGCGAGTAATTGACTTTCTGAGGTACGTTACGGCCGCGCATCGCTCGGTAGGTCGGACAGATTTGTGGGAAGTCACCGAACTCCTGGCGCTGGTCGGATTGCAAGAACACTCGACGAAGCGCATTCGATCTCTATCTGGTGGACAGCGGAGACGAGTCGATGTGGCTGCATCGCTGATCGCGCGTCCGCAACTGTTATTCCTCGATGAGCCCACGACGGGTTTTGATCCGGAGGCAAAACGGTCGTTCCACGAGCTAATGCGGGGTCTTGCCGGCCTCACGACCATTCTCTGGGCGACTCATGATCTCACCGAGGCGGAAGATATGTGCGACCGAATACTCATCCTGCATCGAGGGAAGATCGTTGCGGATGGCACACCCGAAGAGCTTCGATCGAAGATGGCCTCGGATACAACAGTGAGTTGGCGGGACCAAGATGGGCGACACAAAGCTCGTGTGGAGGACCCCCGACCGCTCCTTACGCGTCTTATGGGTGATTCAACCTACGTAGACGAGATAGAGGTCCATAAAGGATCCCTCGAAGAGGCATACATGGTCATCGTGGGGGACGCCAAACAGAACGGGCCTGAGAAAATGCCGGTTTTCAGAACGGAGAAGGCACGATGA
- a CDS encoding ABC transporter permease translates to MTSTIGRITDGGIGFFSFGLLQARVELVNRFTRWGALGNLLTPIVLVVVLLVVRPQDTFGTDYVLSLIAGITAAALFVGGFVGIAGELVAEQDDGTMLRVRTLPNGLSAYLVGKCASLLVTSLLTVTLVLVPTHIIVGGILPASPLGYLAFLGIAALALFSTVPLGALVGSLFSSPLAVLPMSMVAYGLMAMSGVFFPLSVLPEWLAVAVKAFPLYWLGLLSRSTLTPAFESIGTGETILAVAVPMIWAAIGLALVPRALRKMNQRQSGARLEVIQQRRATRGY, encoded by the coding sequence ATGACCTCGACCATTGGACGCATAACAGATGGCGGAATCGGGTTCTTCTCCTTCGGACTTCTTCAAGCGCGAGTCGAACTCGTCAACCGATTCACCCGTTGGGGGGCCCTGGGTAACTTGCTCACCCCGATTGTGCTCGTCGTCGTGCTTCTGGTGGTTCGACCGCAAGATACGTTCGGGACCGATTATGTTCTAAGCCTTATCGCTGGAATCACCGCGGCAGCACTGTTCGTCGGGGGATTTGTCGGCATCGCGGGCGAGCTCGTCGCGGAACAGGATGACGGAACAATGCTCCGGGTGAGGACGCTTCCCAACGGGCTGTCGGCATACCTCGTCGGTAAATGCGCAAGCCTGCTCGTCACCAGCCTCCTCACGGTGACCCTAGTTCTCGTTCCTACGCACATTATTGTGGGTGGAATCCTGCCAGCCTCGCCTTTGGGTTACCTGGCCTTTCTCGGCATCGCTGCATTGGCACTGTTTTCCACGGTTCCGCTGGGCGCACTCGTGGGCAGCCTTTTCAGCTCGCCCCTCGCTGTTCTGCCGATGTCGATGGTTGCGTACGGGCTCATGGCCATGTCGGGGGTCTTCTTCCCCCTTTCGGTGCTCCCCGAATGGCTTGCAGTCGCTGTCAAAGCTTTTCCTCTTTACTGGCTTGGCCTTCTGTCTCGGTCAACCCTCACTCCTGCCTTCGAATCGATAGGAACAGGAGAAACGATCCTCGCTGTTGCGGTGCCGATGATCTGGGCTGCTATCGGTCTTGCTCTCGTACCGCGGGCCCTGCGAAAAATGAACCAACGACAGTCCGGAGCCCGATTGGAGGTGATCCAGCAGCGTCGCGCCACTCGCGGCTATTAA
- a CDS encoding PadR family transcriptional regulator: MAKRRPGRLFPIEFEILECGLDLQVRDGSFYGFALARELVGSDGGTLTAHGTLYKALSRMKDAGLLHASWENSDAADSENRPRRRLYEVTAEGRAAHAAETAQLEEERRAARRGIRSPGLARVFAGGVLS, encoded by the coding sequence ATGGCAAAGCGCAGACCGGGACGGTTGTTCCCGATTGAGTTCGAGATTCTGGAGTGCGGGCTAGACCTTCAGGTTCGGGATGGCAGTTTTTATGGTTTCGCGCTAGCGCGTGAGCTGGTCGGCAGCGACGGGGGCACACTGACGGCACACGGCACGCTGTACAAGGCGTTGAGCCGTATGAAGGATGCCGGTCTTCTGCACGCGTCGTGGGAGAACTCCGATGCGGCCGACAGCGAGAACCGACCGCGGCGGCGTCTCTACGAGGTGACGGCCGAGGGTCGTGCCGCCCATGCTGCAGAGACGGCCCAGCTGGAGGAGGAGCGCCGCGCTGCCCGGCGGGGCATCCGATCGCCTGGTCTTGCGCGGGTCTTTGCCGGCGGGGTGCTGTCGTGA